A portion of the Deltaproteobacteria bacterium genome contains these proteins:
- a CDS encoding 2-amino-5-chlorophenol 1,6-dioxygenase subunit alpha has product MPHPSIIAAYIVPGLPHLTSDTPVASWEALRRGFRLVGEHVNTLQPDVLVLYSTQWISVLGHSFQTHPNPQGLHVDENWYELGDFPFDLRVDTALGTRAAEIASSLGLATKTVNYHGFPIDTGSLVTLRFLNPASRIPVAVVSCNIYAGQEDSLTLGKAMRQAIEESGKRAVVIACTSLSARFFTEEIDPQSDRISHAEDDAWNRRILGLIEQGKNIEVLALSGEYARSAAVDMGFKAFAWLMGTLGTPSSSGAVLAYGPVWGTGAAVVEYQL; this is encoded by the coding sequence ATGCCTCACCCCTCGATCATCGCTGCCTACATCGTTCCTGGCCTTCCGCATCTCACGTCCGACACACCGGTCGCCAGTTGGGAAGCTCTTCGTCGCGGATTCCGTCTCGTCGGCGAACATGTCAACACCCTCCAGCCTGACGTGCTCGTGCTGTACAGCACGCAGTGGATCTCTGTGCTCGGTCATTCTTTTCAAACGCACCCGAACCCGCAGGGGCTACACGTCGACGAGAATTGGTACGAGCTGGGCGACTTCCCCTTCGATCTGCGCGTGGATACCGCGCTCGGCACCCGCGCGGCGGAGATCGCGTCATCTCTGGGATTAGCGACGAAGACGGTCAACTATCACGGCTTCCCCATCGATACCGGCTCGCTGGTCACCCTGCGTTTCCTCAACCCGGCTAGTCGGATTCCGGTTGCCGTGGTGTCGTGCAACATCTATGCGGGGCAGGAAGACTCGTTGACGCTGGGCAAAGCCATGCGGCAAGCGATCGAAGAAAGCGGCAAACGCGCGGTCGTTATCGCCTGCACAAGTTTATCGGCACGGTTCTTTACCGAAGAGATCGACCCGCAAAGCGACCGCATTTCCCACGCCGAAGATGACGCTTGGAACCGCCGCATCTTGGGCCTCATCGAACAAGGAAAAAATATCGAGGTGCTGGCACTGAGCGGAGAGTACGCCCGCTCCGCAGCAGTGGACATGGGGTTCAAGGCGTTCGCTTGGTTGATGGGAACACTAGGCACGCCGAGCAGCTCGGGAGCCGTGCTAGCTTATGGTCCCGTGTGGGGCACCGGTGCCGCAGTCGTGGAGTACCAACTATGA
- a CDS encoding tRNA U-34 5-methylaminomethyl-2-thiouridine biosynthesis protein, with the protein MADSGQILAGFLAPHPPHLVYGENPARNEPRSTGGWEMLRWAYEKCRAKIKAWKPDVILVHSPHWMTIVGHHFLRVPHLEGLSVDPIFPHIFRYRYDMDVDVELADACFEETQKEGLVAKKMTNPNFRVDYGTIVSLHMLNPEWDIPILGISANNSPYFYSTEIGQEQMVKLGRATARAIAKTGRRAVLAASNTLSHLHYDREPELVEDMNKEVIFNNDQYRWDMRVLELMRTGQTDRLMTLMPEFMEKAAAEVKSGGLTWMLSAMGFPITPAQVHGYWTVIGTGNAVVEWDLTQQ; encoded by the coding sequence ATGGCAGATTCGGGACAGATTTTAGCGGGCTTTCTGGCACCGCATCCTCCACATCTCGTGTATGGCGAAAATCCCGCGCGCAACGAACCGCGCTCGACCGGCGGCTGGGAAATGCTGCGCTGGGCCTATGAAAAATGCCGCGCGAAGATCAAAGCCTGGAAGCCGGATGTCATCCTGGTGCATAGCCCTCACTGGATGACCATCGTCGGGCATCATTTCTTGCGTGTCCCTCACCTCGAAGGACTCTCCGTCGATCCGATCTTCCCCCATATCTTTCGCTATCGCTACGACATGGATGTGGACGTGGAACTGGCCGATGCCTGCTTCGAGGAAACGCAAAAGGAAGGACTGGTCGCCAAGAAAATGACCAATCCCAATTTTCGCGTGGATTACGGCACCATTGTCTCGCTTCATATGCTGAATCCCGAGTGGGATATTCCTATCCTTGGCATCTCCGCGAATAATTCGCCGTATTTTTACTCGACGGAGATCGGCCAAGAGCAGATGGTCAAGCTGGGGCGGGCCACGGCGCGGGCCATCGCCAAGACCGGACGCCGCGCGGTGCTGGCAGCCAGCAATACCCTTTCGCATCTCCATTACGACCGGGAGCCCGAACTGGTCGAAGACATGAACAAAGAAGTGATCTTCAACAACGACCAATATCGGTGGGACATGCGAGTGTTGGAGCTGATGCGCACAGGCCAGACCGACCGACTGATGACGCTCATGCCGGAGTTCATGGAGAAGGCGGCGGCGGAGGTGAAGTCCGGCGGTCTCACCTGGATGCTCTCAGCCATGGGTTTTCCTATCACTCCCGCACAAGTGCATGGTTACTGGACGGTCATTGGCACGGGCAATGCCGTGGTGGAATGGGATTTGACGCAGCAGTAG